Proteins co-encoded in one Candidatus Methylomirabilota bacterium genomic window:
- a CDS encoding ABC transporter permease, whose amino-acid sequence MADGGESLRMKHQAIGGGVLREADLPGITGIARPWARERSESPLAQALRRLRRSMTALVGVAIVAALIVVALFADVLAPQSPTASDQTHTFERPSWDYPLGTDQLGRDMLSRVIHGSRVSLAVGLSSVLLALFFGVPLGMIAGYYGGRVDTLVMRLMDLILAFPIYLLAIILMVIFAPTAGVIGTIKVTGAIAIVRIPIYARLVRGSVLSIKEKEYIEACRAVGVRDPSILLRHVLPNCLAPIIVTTTLGIATSIIVEATLSFLGLGTQPPTPSWGWDLKANVAFIQANPWLSLFPGLAIFVTVLGFNLFGDGLRDALDPRLK is encoded by the coding sequence GTGGCCGACGGCGGAGAGTCCCTCCGGATGAAGCACCAGGCGATCGGCGGCGGCGTCCTGCGCGAGGCCGACCTCCCGGGGATCACGGGAATCGCCCGGCCGTGGGCGCGCGAGCGCTCGGAGTCGCCGCTGGCGCAGGCGCTGCGCCGGCTCCGGCGCAGCATGACCGCCCTCGTCGGCGTGGCCATCGTTGCTGCGCTGATCGTGGTCGCCCTCTTTGCGGATGTGCTCGCGCCCCAGAGCCCGACCGCCAGCGACCAGACCCACACCTTCGAACGCCCGAGCTGGGACTACCCGCTGGGGACGGACCAGCTCGGGCGCGATATGCTGAGCCGCGTCATCCACGGCAGCCGGGTCTCGCTCGCGGTGGGGCTGTCGTCGGTGCTGCTCGCCCTCTTCTTCGGTGTCCCACTGGGGATGATCGCCGGCTATTACGGGGGCCGCGTCGACACGCTCGTGATGCGGCTCATGGACCTGATTCTCGCCTTCCCGATCTATCTCCTGGCCATCATCCTGATGGTCATCTTCGCGCCGACCGCGGGCGTGATCGGCACCATCAAGGTCACGGGCGCCATCGCCATCGTGCGCATCCCCATCTACGCCCGCCTGGTCCGGGGCAGCGTGCTCTCGATCAAGGAGAAGGAGTACATCGAGGCTTGCCGTGCCGTCGGTGTGCGCGATCCCTCGATTCTCCTGCGCCACGTCCTGCCCAACTGCCTGGCGCCGATCATCGTGACCACCACGCTCGGCATCGCCACGTCCATCATCGTGGAGGCCACGCTCAGCTTCCTCGGGCTGGGTACCCAGCCTCCGACGCCGAGCTGGGGCTGGGACCTCAAGGCCAACGTCGCCTTCATCCAGGCGAACCCCTGGCTCTCGCTCTTCCCCGGGCTCGCCATCTTCGTCACCGTGCTGGGCTTCAACCTCTTCGGCGACGGCCTCCGCGATGCGCTCGACCCGCGGCTCAAGTAG
- a CDS encoding ABC transporter permease produces MRVYILRRLLQIVPTVFMITLVVFVMMRSVPGDPVVALLGDAYTEEDAIKMRQVYGLDKPILVQYLIWLGKLLQGDWGTSILSGRPVLEDVLIRLPVTLELIVLSMGVALVIAIPAAIIGALRQNTWADYTATSVAMIGVSIPEFFLGVLLLLVFSFGLHGALPSSGWVYLPGTCPMMVCGVSFWGNMQHVLMPAIALGVGRAAILTRLLRASMLEVIRTEYVTTARAKGLSERPVVLRHALKNALIPTVTVMGLQVGFLIGGAIVVETLFAMPGLGTFGIDAIIARDYQQVQGFALITAIAFVVINLIVDLTYTFLDPRIRYA; encoded by the coding sequence ATGCGGGTGTACATCCTGAGACGGCTCCTCCAGATCGTGCCGACCGTCTTCATGATCACCCTCGTGGTGTTCGTGATGATGCGGTCGGTCCCGGGCGACCCTGTCGTCGCCCTGCTCGGTGACGCCTACACCGAGGAGGACGCGATCAAGATGCGCCAGGTCTACGGGCTGGACAAGCCGATCCTGGTGCAGTACCTGATCTGGCTCGGCAAGCTGCTCCAGGGGGACTGGGGAACCTCGATCCTGAGCGGGCGCCCGGTCCTCGAGGACGTGCTGATCCGCTTGCCCGTGACGCTCGAGCTGATCGTCCTGTCGATGGGCGTGGCGCTCGTCATCGCCATCCCCGCCGCGATCATCGGCGCCTTGCGCCAGAACACCTGGGCCGACTACACGGCGACGTCGGTCGCCATGATCGGGGTCTCCATTCCCGAGTTCTTCCTGGGCGTCTTGCTCCTCCTGGTCTTCTCCTTCGGCCTCCACGGCGCGCTGCCCAGCTCGGGCTGGGTGTACCTGCCCGGCACCTGCCCGATGATGGTGTGCGGGGTGAGCTTCTGGGGCAACATGCAGCACGTCCTGATGCCCGCGATCGCGCTCGGCGTGGGACGGGCCGCCATCCTGACGCGGCTCCTCCGCGCCAGCATGCTGGAGGTCATCCGCACCGAGTACGTGACCACCGCGCGCGCCAAGGGCCTGAGCGAGCGGCCGGTCGTGCTGAGGCACGCGCTGAAGAACGCGCTCATCCCGACCGTCACCGTGATGGGCCTCCAGGTCGGCTTCCTCATCGGGGGCGCGATCGTGGTGGAGACTCTGTTCGCCATGCCCGGCCTCGGCACCTTCGGCATCGACGCGATCATCGCGCGGGACTACCAGCAGGTGCAGGGCTTCGCCCTCATCACCGCCATTGCGTTCGTCGTGATCAACCTGATCGTCGATCTGACGTACACGTTCCTGGATCCGCGGATCCGGTACGCCTGA